A portion of the Candida dubliniensis CD36 chromosome R, complete sequence genome contains these proteins:
- a CDS encoding sister chromatid cohesion protein, putative (Similar to S. cerevisiae MCD1), with translation MENLEGKRKKMTNASMSKFHKHLWFITTRKKKKEEKFRVSVFVNKSYLYEIASHSILFIFHIAFFLSLQLDSLIHSLRYYYIHSLIPTMIPDSIISKQGPLGHVWLAANYDKKLTKQQLMNTSIVKSTEYITNHPIITNASVSQESLSQTESTETITLRLSGQLLLGIVRIYSRKTKYLLDDVNDILYKLKASFKLSSGVNLGSDNISNQVNLPPQQTILHNLNSIILKDQVTSANLLQQEDLDLSDIHGNSTGSSLGGALNHSTYQSAYDYSDYDNSLEFPRYEEETAAPGHAEDFELDFDLNSDDDNSIEYGRDASISINDREISIISDGNKERTTGNIFDLDFGQPLDGLNDEEVGNENDRQLSTNPEQQEMSTESDPQPRRVRQKRTRITEDGQIITNNRKLVVDSQEAMEGLAIQQLKENQENILQGKDSAQYISLNLSDFEKLKLIEELAVPVATKKRKLWNLDAELQYRCAELALQEQQQQHNEDNQQHDFQLDQSFDNDSMDFDLSLPDFNDQHSDNFSDASVLDEEVDEEEDNNYTHTARVTEQIGQELIELFQSSNTVEFGKLIETDSEIHHRNPDKLPLGVVSRNKDRINSRKEATKCFFELLVLASNDCVSISQTPQETTIAGDINITSKDRLFSQFV, from the coding sequence ATGGAGAATTTGgaaggaaaaagaaaaaaaatgacaaaCGCGCTGATGTCAAAATTTCACAAACACCTTTGGTTCATTACTacacgaaaaaaaaaaaaagaagaaaagtttCGCGTCTCAGTTTTTGTAAACAAATCCTATTTATATGAAATAGCTTCCCATAGTATTTTATTCATCTTTCATATtgctttctttctttcgTTACAATTGGattcattaattcattCACTTCGTTATTATTACATACATTCTTTAATACCAACAATGATTCCAGACTCAATCATATCAAAACAAGGACCTTTAGGGCACGTCTGGTTAGCGGCAAACTATGACAAAAAGttaacaaaacaacaattgatgaaCACAAGTATTGTCAAATCAACAGAATATATAACCAATCATCCTATAATTACAAATGCATCTGTTTCCCAAGAACTGTTAAGTCAAACAGAATCAACTGAAACAATAACGCTCCGATTATCTGGCCAGCTTTTATTGGGGATTGTGAGAATATATTCTAGAAAAACCAAATACTTATTGGACGACGTTAATGATATATTATACAAATTAAAAGcttctttcaaattatcaagtGGTGTCAACTTGGGATCCGACAATATTTCCAACCAAGTCAATTTACCTCCtcaacaaacaattttgCATAATTTGAATAGTATTATATTGAAGGACCAAGTTACTTCGGCAAATTTGTTACAACAAGAGGATCTTGATTTATCCGACATACACGGTAACCTGACAGGATCAAGTTTAGGTGGTGCTCTAAATCATAGTACTTATCAGAGTGCTTACGATTATTCAGACTATGATAACTCTCTTGAATTTCCCAGATACGAGGAAGAGACTGCTGCACCTGGCCATGCCGAAGACTTTGAACTAGACTTTGATTTAAACCTGGACGATGATAACTCAATAGAGTACGGCCGTGATGCCTCTATATCCATCAACGACAGAGAAATATCCATAATCTCTGACggaaacaaagaaagaacCACAGGGAACATATTTGATCTAGATTTTGGACAACCACTAGACGGTTTGAACGATGAAGAGGTtggaaatgaaaatgacaGACAATTATCTACAAACCCAGAACAGCAAGAAATGTCAACTGAGTCAGACCCACAGCCACGTCGTGTGAGACAGAAAAGAACCAGAATAACCGAGGATGGTCAAATTATTACTAATAACAGAAagcttgttgttgattccCAAGAAGCAATGGAAGGTTTGGCTATTCagcaattgaaagaaaaccaGGAAAATATATTACAGGGGAAAGATTCGGCTCAGTATATCAGCTTAAACTTATCAgactttgaaaaattaaagttGATTGAAGAGTTGGCGGTGCCTGTAGCAACCAAAAAAAGGAAACTTTGGAACTTGGATGCAGAATTACAATACAGATGTGCTGAGTTGGCTCTCCAAgagcaacagcaacagcacAATGAAGACAACCAACAACACGATTTTCAATTAGATCAGAGctttgataatgattcGATGGACTTTGACTTGTCATTACCAGATTTTAATGACCAGCATTCTGATAATTTCAGTGATGCTAGTGTATTAGACGAAGAAGTCGACGAGGAAGAGGACAATAATTACACACATACGGCACGCGTGACAGAACAAATTGGACAAGAgttgattgaattattcCAATCATCGAACACTGTTGAATTTGGAAAGTTGATTGAAACTGATTCAGAAATACACCACAGGAATCCTGATAAATTGCCATTAGGTGTCGTGAGCAGAAACAAGGATCGTATCAACTCTCGAAAGGAAGCCACTAAAtgtttttttgaattgttaGTTCTAGCAAGTAATGATTGCGTTTCTATCAGTCAAACACCACAAGAAACTACAATTGCAGGTGATATCAACATCACCTCAAAAGACAGATTATTTAGTCAATTTGTATAG
- a CDS encoding flavohemoprotein, putative (Similar to S. cerevisiae YHB1;~flavohemoglobin involved in nitric oxide detoxification), translating to MLCTDNLQNMIYIAESISQFLPKVELVYQAMPIDINAKAQCFFDTRPLTRSERKIIKDSIPILEYLDIQFGEKFFKRLVKRFPEYKPYFNETHLTLLRQPRSFHHCLLEFARNIDDLRPMKDFIMKIASKHVARQVSPDQYRVFGQILIGVMVDQFPKEFVDEEFVEAWTMAFRILANILINIEVREYSDKPWYGFKPFKVTRMQDECVGTKSFFITPVDGSPVPVPKRGQYLCMRWKLPDKQERLREYTISEFPKNNEYRITVRYIPGGKVTTYIHQKLAVGDIVQVSPPCGDCYYHSSKRNMVMLAGGNGVVALAPMIEKGLAEGRKVTFLYSNRSTETRSFGQFFRDLKKKYGEQLEVAEYLSRSRVIDPIDKYYRRSLTVEDLDFIKPEDDVYMIGPRGYMKMIDDYLRGRGVKVTLDYFGPQEV from the coding sequence ATGTTATGCACAGATAACCTACAGAATATGATATATATAGCTGAGAGCATTTCCCAGTTTCTTCCAAAGGTAGAACTTGTCTACCAAGCGATGCCGATTGATATTAACGCCAAAGCACAGTGTTTCTTCGATACCAGACCGTTAACTCGGAGTGAAAGGAAGATCATTAAAGACTCGATCCCCATTCTTGAATATCTTGATATCCAGTTTGGCGAGAAGTTTTTCAAGAGGTTGGTTAAAAGGTTTCCAGAGTACAAGCCGTATTTTAATGAGACACACCTTACGTTGTTAAGACAGCCACGGAGTTTCCATCATTGTTTGTTGGAGTTTGCACGgaatattgatgatttgagACCAATGAAGGATTTCATCATGAAGATTGCAAGCAAACATGTTGCACGACAGGTGAGTCCCGACCAGTATCGTGTCTTTGGGCAGATTTTGATTGGAGTTATGGTGGACCAGTTTCCCAAGGagtttgttgatgaagaatttgttGAAGCGTGGACGATGGCGTTTAGGATCTTGGCAAACATCTTGATAAACATTGAGGTTAGAGAGTATCTGGATAAACCATGGTATGGGTTTAAGCCGTTTAAGGTGACAAGAATGCAGGATGAGTGTGTGGGGACGAAATCATTTTTTATTACGCCAGTTGATGGGTCGCCGGTGCCAGTCCCCAAACGTGGGCAGTACTTGTGTATGAGATGGAAGTTGCCAGACAAACAAGAGAGGTTGAGAGAGTATACGATATCTGAGTTTCCAAAGAACAATGAGTATAGGATTACTGTGAGGTATATTCCAGGTGGGAAGGTTACTACGTACATTCACCAGAAGTTGGCTGTTGGAGATATTGTACAGGTGTCGCCACCTTGTGGTGATTGTTATTACCACTCGTCGAAGAGGAATATGGTTATGTTGGCCGGAGGTAACGGTGTTGTTGCACTAGCCCCAATGATCGAGAAGGGGTTGGCTGAGGGAAGGAAGGTTACGTTTTTGTATTCAAACAGGTCGACTGAGACAAGGTCGTTTGGGCAGTTTTTCAGAGACCTCAAGAAGAAGTATGGCGAGCAGTTGGAGGTTGCTGAGTATTTGTCGCGGAGCAGGGTTATTGATCCGATCGACAAGTATTATAGGCGGTCGTTGACGGTAGAGGATTTAGATTTTATCAAGCCGGAAGATGATGTGTACATGATTGGGCCAAGAGGGTATATGAAGATGATAGATGATTATTTGAGAGGCAGGGGGGTCAAGGTCACGTTGGACTATTTTGGTCCCCAGGAGGTGTAG
- a CDS encoding gamma-glutamyl kinase, putative (Similar to S. cerevisiae PRO1), with the protein MTKQFTIVVKLGTSSLVDEVTREPRIANMSLIVEAMVKLRRQGHKIVIVSSGAIACGMKQVGLQDKPANLSAVQALASIGQVRLIRTFDDLFRQLEQPIAQILLTRNDIMDFTQYKNAQNTLNELMDMGIIPIVNENDTLSVSEIKFGDNDSLSAITAGIIHADYLFLMTDVECLYTDNPRTNPQAQPILVVDKIDDLHVKTDTESGAGSKVGTGGMTTKLIAADLATNAGVTTIITLSSQPYYILDIVAHIQAHADTLSVEDQRLALQRDIQQGKIPLHTRFLSKPQDTLIKSDRRFWLLHGLKTKGALVIDQGCFQALTRRNRAGLLPVGILHVVGNFHQSECVSIKVVPDKNGAIEDAVEVGHCRVNYSAPEIILIKGHKSSEIESILGYADSEYVAHRDNLAFPPVMPPSTESLIG; encoded by the coding sequence ATGACCAAACAGTTCACCATAGTTGTCAAACTTGGAACGTCGTCTCTCGTGGACGAGGTTACTAGAGAACCAAGAATTGCCAACATGTCGCTCATAGTCGAAGCAATGGTCAAACTACGCCGCCAGGGCCACAAGATCGTCATTGTCTCGTCCGGGGCAATTGCTTGTGGAATGAAACAGGTGGGACTACAAGACAAACCTGCCAACCTATCAGCAGTGCAGGCATTGGCGTCTATAGGACAAGTGCGTCTTATCAGAACCTTTGACGATCTATTCCGACAATTGGAACAACCTATAGCCCAGATTTTACTCACAAGAAACGATATCATGGATTTTACCCAATACAAAAACGCCCAGAATACCTTGAATGAGTTGATGGATATGGGCATTATCCCAATAGTCAACGAAAACGATACATTGTCAGTTTCCGAAATCAAGTTTGGCGATAACGATAGTTTGTCAGCAATCACAGCCGGAATCATCCACGCCGACTACTTGTTTCTCATGACCGACGTTGAGTGTTTGTACACCGACAACCCAAGAACTAACCCACAGGCACAACCTATTTTGGTGGTAGATAAGATCGACGACTTGCATGTAAAAACAGACACCGAATCTGGTGCTGGGTCTAAGGTCGGAACTGGCGGGATGACAACCAAACTAATTGCAGCTGATTTGGCAACAAACGCCGGCGtcaccaccatcatcacATTGTCGAGCCAGCCCTACTACATTCTCGATATTGTCGCCCACATCCAAGCACATGCAGACACATTGTCGGTTGAAGACCAGCGTCTTGCCCTACAAAGAGACATCCAGCAAGGCAAAATTCCGTTGCATACCAGATTCCTAAGCAAGCCTCAAGATACACTAATCAAGTCGGATCGCAGATTCTGGTTGCTACATGGATTAAAGACGAAAGGTGCGTTGGTTATTGACCAAGGGTGTTTCCAGGCATTGACACGTCGTAACCGTGCAGGATTGTTGCCAGTCGGCATCCTACATGTGGTCGGGAATTTTCACCAAAGCGAGTGTGTTTCCATCAAAGTTGTCCCCGACAAGAACGGCGCTATTGAAGACGCAGTCGAAGTGGGCCACTGCAGAGTCAATTACCTGGCACCAGAAATTATACTAATCAAAGGTCACAAAAGTAGTGAGATTGAATCTATCTTGGGTTATGCCGACAGTGAGTACGTAGCTCATAGAGATAATTTGGCATTCCCACCAGTCATGCCTCCTTCAACTGAATCCTTGATCGGGTAG
- a CDS encoding vacuolar protein sorting-associated protein, putative (Similar to S. cerevisiae VPS3) — protein sequence MDTIHYQISPVVENIHLDNETITDITTYQNNLYVGTTNGHLLHFHRFDDTQEYIPLSTIDVGTQSISKILCIESIQRLLVISNRIVQSYILPELSPCRMKKMKDVTDLYLLDNRVLVLSPTKIRIISIHADTITLLKEISYQGGVACRSCKDSNFVVVANHESYDIIDIDNNRKVPLFNYISESKVHPWIIPFDGEYLLTVSSDANTSMAMFINNAGDVTRGTLTWIDKGYPENSIAIEEDYVFALFKNCMVVSSLATLETVTETENPGYTITKVPSAFVIDRRLANIIDTSSHVTSLILTDGKQILGLHRIHKLVEIHQKFIQDNLELELAPENFTGKDSQYITYLALFQAVATKNEDKFWEIVELKTDSELVSFVFYILGGGEKHTPFPGLSEVCQHYGVFKNDQLLKKYISGLSHQYLSATLILYYYQHCTDEEALTFTRRTTFDNTQPIVDLLISQNRIQCASEVYKKLAVPIEYNTFINNHLSDSLIDDAIDLLLSGKLDENEYSKTLVSVLKFDKQKGIGVLKNAPPKYHSINQTVMKDLSGTTNDEKGYLLLRIELMEITHKENPTDELLQLITQALHLLYDTIKDQFTHLHQEFKSTTSLEKEKWPKISWLAFLDMTPKSKELSTFAELYLKSFELARKVPDGPIFDYHRMFSNCDIDSLLEFGDYSTAESLAAGETPLPKKTFYGATHFTPQPSTTELVHILDFYVTQYASGLSAEPAIKHFAETYYHKITPWQLLQPIPSHFPLAYLVGYFHLVMANQTQQYRDVLIRKSISRAESLRTRKLLDVSK from the coding sequence ATGGACACCATACATTATCAGATCTCTCCTGTGGTGGAAAATATACACCTAGATAATGAAACAATCACCGACATAACCACGTACCAAAATAACCTATACGTTGGAACGACTAACGGCCACCTACTCCATTTCCACCGATTTGACGACACACAAGAGTATATCCCCCTATCCACTATCGATGTCGGAACTCAGTCCATATCCAAAATATTGTGCATCGAGTCCATACAGAGACTACTAGTCATATCGAACCGCATAGTCCAATCCTATATCTTGCCAGAACTTTCTCCATGTCGCATGAAAAAGATGAAAGACGTAACCGACCTCTATCTTTTGGACAACCGAGTGCTCGTCTTGTCACCAACAAAAATCAGAATCATCTCCATACACGCAGATACCATTACATTACTTAAAGAGATATCTTACCAAGGAGGAGTGGCGTGCCGATCATGCAAGGATAGcaattttgttgttgtggcAAACCACGAGAGTTATGATATTATAGATATAGACAATAATAGAAAAGTCCCCTTATTCAACTACATATCAGAGTCTAAAGTCCACCCATGGATAATACCATTTGACGGCGAGTACTTGTTGACAGTTCTGTCGGACGCCAACACGTCAATGGCAATGTTTATAAACAACGCGGGAGATGTCACACGAGGAACCTTGACGTGGATAGACAAGGGGTACCCAGAAAACTCCATCGCCATAGAGGAAGACTATGTTTTTGCattgtttaaaaattgCATGGTTGTTTCGTCGTTAGCTACACTTGAGACAGTTACAGAAACGGAAAACCCAGGGTACACCATCACCAAAGTGCCGCTGGCATTTGTTATCGACAGGCGCTTGGCAAATATAATAGACACACTGTCACATGTCACCAGTCTAATTTTGACCGATGGGAAACAAATACTCGGCTTACACAGAATACACAAGCTAGTGGAAATACACCAAAAGTTTATTCAAGACAACCTAGAATTGGAATTAGCACCAGAAAATTTTACGGGCAAGGACAGCCAGTATATCACCTACCTAGCATTATTCCAAGCCGTGGCTACCAAAAATGAGGACAAATTTTGGGAGATTGTCGAACTTAAGACAGATAGCGAGCTAGTTTCGTTTGTATTCTATATATTGGGCGGAGGCGAAAAGCATACCCCATTCCCAGGCCTAAGCGAGGTATGCCAACACTACGGGGTATTCAAAAACGATCAGCTACTCAAAAAATACATTCTGGGTTTGTCCCACCAGTATCTATCAGCTACCCTCATACTATACTACTACCAACACTGTACAGATGAAGAAGCATTGACGTTTACTCGAAGAACCACTTTCGATAATACTCAACCCATTGTTGATTTGCTCATCCTGCAAAATCGTATACAATGTGCGTCTGAAGTGTATAAAAAACTTGCCGTGCCAATTGAGTACAACACATTCATCAATAACCATTTACTGGACTCCTTGATAGACGACGCAATTGACCTTCTTTTATCAGGAAAACTTGACGAAAACGAATACTCAAAAACATTGGTTAGTGTGTTAAAGtttgataaacaaaaaggTATTGGCGTCCTAAAAAACGCGCCCCCAAAATACCACAGCATCAACCAAACTGTAATGAAAGACCTTTCAGGTACAACAAACGATGAAAAAGGGTACTTGCTTCTCCGCATCGAGTTGATGGAAATAACACACAAAGAAAATCCTACAGACGAATTGCTACAACTTATCACACAAGCACTACACTTGTTGTACGACACCATCAAGGACCAATTCACCCATCTACACCAAGAATTCAAAAGTACCACTTCGttggaaaaagaaaaatggcCAAAAATATCCTGGCTAGCATTTCTTGATATGACTCCCAAATCCAAAGAGTTGCTGACATTTGCTGAGCTCTACTTAAAGTCGTTTGAATTGGCACGTAAAGTACCCGATGGTCCCATCTTTGACTACCACAGAATGTTTAGCAACTGCGACATCGACTCATTGTTAGAGTTTGGTGATTACTCAACTGCTGAATCATTAGCAGCAGGTGAAACTCCCTTACCAAAGAAAACTTTTTATGGTGCCACACATTTTACCCCACAACCAAGCACCACTGAGCTCGTACACATCCTCGACTTTTACGTAACACAGTATGCATCTGGATTACTGGCGGAGCCTGCAATTAAACATTTTGCTGAGACATACTACCATAAAATCACACCGTGGCAGCTTCTCCAGCCAATTCCGTCACATTTCCCACTTGCATATTTAGTCGGTTATTTCCATTTAGTCATGGCCAATCAAACCCAACAATACAGAGACGTTTTGATTAGAAAGTCTATATCCAGAGCAGAAAGTCTACGTACAAGAAAACTTTTAGATGTATCCAAGTAG